In a genomic window of Variovorax paradoxus:
- a CDS encoding sulfurtransferase — protein MNIAAYKFVAIDDGPVLRERLLDHSRALGLMGTILIAPEGINMFLAGEPGAMADFLAGVRADARFADLETKDSWSAAQPFRRMLVKLKREIIRMDHPAIQPAAGRAPGVDAPTLKRWLDQGHDDAGREIALLDTRNAFEVDHGSFEGAIDWRIEKFTEFPPALRAHRAEFAGKTVVSFCTGGIRCEKAAILMREEGVDNVLQLEGGILKYFELVGGAHYRGDCFVFDGREALAPDLSARAAKASARAAEDPDLHKKR, from the coding sequence TTGAACATCGCGGCCTACAAGTTCGTGGCCATCGACGACGGCCCCGTGCTGCGAGAACGCCTGCTGGACCACAGCCGCGCGCTCGGGCTGATGGGCACGATCCTGATCGCGCCCGAGGGTATCAACATGTTTCTGGCCGGCGAGCCCGGCGCGATGGCGGACTTCCTGGCCGGCGTGCGCGCCGATGCACGCTTCGCCGACCTCGAGACCAAGGACAGCTGGTCCGCCGCCCAGCCGTTCCGGCGCATGCTGGTTAAGCTCAAGCGCGAGATCATCCGCATGGACCATCCCGCGATCCAGCCCGCGGCCGGCCGCGCGCCGGGCGTGGACGCGCCCACGCTCAAGCGCTGGCTCGACCAGGGCCACGACGACGCGGGCCGCGAGATCGCGCTGCTCGACACGCGCAATGCCTTCGAGGTCGACCACGGCAGCTTCGAGGGCGCGATCGACTGGCGCATCGAGAAGTTCACCGAGTTCCCGCCCGCGCTGCGCGCGCACCGCGCCGAATTCGCGGGCAAGACCGTGGTGAGCTTCTGTACCGGCGGCATCCGCTGCGAGAAGGCCGCGATCCTGATGCGCGAGGAAGGCGTCGACAACGTGCTGCAGCTCGAGGGCGGCATCCTCAAGTACTTCGAGCTGGTGGGCGGCGCCCACTACCGGGGCGACTGCTTCGTGTTCGACGGCCGCGAGGCGCTCGCGCCCGACCTCAGCGCCCGCGCGGCCAAGGCCAGCGCGCGCGCCGCCGAAGACCCCGATCTCCACAAGAAACGATAG
- a CDS encoding response regulator — translation MRILLVEDELDMASWLVRALTQGGFVTDHAPDARTAEALMAGTEYDAVVLDLRLPDKHGLAVLADMRNADDRTPVLILTAQGALQDRVRGLHLGADDFLTKPFELVELEARLTALVRRSRGRQHPRLQCASLAYDGESHAFTLRGTLLALTPREHAALSALLMRSGSPVGKSQLFGKVFTNDSTAGPDAIEVVLHRLRRKLADSDVRIVTVRGLGYMLEGIADGPARAGTVSVPH, via the coding sequence ATGCGCATCCTGCTGGTGGAAGACGAACTGGACATGGCCTCCTGGCTGGTGCGCGCGCTCACGCAGGGCGGCTTCGTCACCGACCATGCGCCCGACGCGCGCACCGCCGAGGCCCTGATGGCCGGCACCGAGTACGACGCGGTGGTGCTCGACCTGCGGCTGCCCGACAAGCACGGCCTCGCGGTGCTGGCCGACATGCGCAACGCCGACGACCGCACGCCGGTGCTGATCCTCACCGCGCAGGGCGCGCTGCAGGACCGGGTGCGCGGCCTGCACCTGGGCGCCGACGATTTCCTCACCAAGCCCTTCGAGCTGGTCGAGCTCGAGGCGCGGCTCACCGCGCTGGTGCGGCGCAGCCGCGGCCGCCAGCATCCGCGGCTGCAGTGCGCCTCGCTGGCCTACGACGGCGAGAGCCACGCCTTCACGCTGCGCGGCACGCTGCTGGCGCTCACGCCGCGCGAGCATGCGGCCCTGAGCGCGCTGCTCATGCGCAGCGGCTCGCCGGTCGGCAAGTCGCAGCTGTTCGGCAAGGTGTTCACCAACGACAGCACCGCCGGGCCCGACGCGATCGAGGTGGTGCTGCACCGGCTGCGGCGCAAGCTCGCCGACAGCGACGTGCGCATCGTCACCGTGCGCGGGCTGGGCTACATGCTCGAAGGCATCGCCGATGGACCCGCACGCGCCGGCACCGTCTCCGTCCCCCACTGA
- a CDS encoding sensor histidine kinase, with protein MDPHAPAPSPSPTDSWRFGIRARLLALLLPGMVALLALDSWSDYQALTESLVDAYDQSLLEPVQALANGIVVASDGSVRVQEAFSVQAMFESTHLRYKYLHVGAAPVVRGETGTEETLMGVPDLPPPPPRGGGPEGAPVFYDATYQQHPVRVAALRQTVYNTHAGSAYTVLIQAAEGTGPRRRAQDESLRQELLRAARMVVVMALLVWLGVAWTLRPLERLRRSLRERARDDIQPLDPTGVPQEVVPLVDAVNHHIGRHRRMVAEHSEFLADASHQLRTPLGILSIQAGYAVRETDPERMRESLHAIVAQLARTRRLSEQLLALAHATHEGGTEAAAPGIVDLNAIARAVVLQYLPLAREHDQDLGWVDARGDTATEGLAAPDEEEDAASPVIPVRAHAAELHELLANLVHNAIKYTPRGGNITVTVRRDASQALAEVCDSGPGIAPERRASVFERFQRDPASQAPGAPAMQGAGLGLTIARGYARRNGGEIVLASADMPESANGGGLRAILRLPLART; from the coding sequence ATGGACCCGCACGCGCCGGCACCGTCTCCGTCCCCCACTGACAGCTGGCGCTTCGGCATCCGCGCGCGCCTGCTGGCGCTGCTGCTGCCGGGCATGGTCGCGCTGCTCGCGCTCGACAGCTGGAGCGACTACCAGGCGCTGACCGAGAGCCTGGTGGACGCCTACGACCAGAGCCTGCTCGAGCCCGTGCAGGCGCTGGCCAACGGCATCGTGGTGGCGAGCGACGGCAGCGTGCGCGTGCAGGAGGCGTTCTCGGTGCAGGCGATGTTCGAGTCGACCCACCTGCGCTACAAGTACCTGCACGTGGGCGCGGCGCCGGTGGTGCGGGGCGAGACCGGCACCGAGGAGACGCTGATGGGCGTGCCCGACCTGCCCCCTCCGCCTCCGCGCGGCGGCGGCCCCGAGGGCGCGCCGGTGTTCTACGACGCCACCTACCAGCAGCACCCGGTGCGCGTGGCCGCGCTGCGCCAGACGGTCTACAACACCCACGCGGGCAGCGCCTACACCGTGCTGATCCAGGCCGCCGAAGGCACCGGCCCGCGCCGGCGCGCGCAGGACGAATCGCTGCGCCAGGAGCTGCTGCGCGCCGCGCGCATGGTGGTGGTGATGGCGCTGCTGGTGTGGCTGGGGGTGGCCTGGACCTTGCGCCCGCTCGAGCGGCTGCGCCGGTCGCTGCGCGAACGCGCGCGCGACGACATCCAGCCGCTCGATCCCACCGGCGTGCCGCAGGAGGTGGTGCCGCTGGTCGACGCGGTCAACCACCACATCGGGCGCCATCGCCGCATGGTGGCCGAGCATTCGGAGTTCCTCGCCGATGCCTCGCACCAGCTGCGCACGCCGCTGGGCATCCTGTCGATCCAGGCCGGCTACGCGGTGCGCGAGACCGACCCCGAGCGCATGCGCGAATCGCTGCATGCGATCGTCGCGCAGCTCGCGCGCACGCGGCGCCTGAGCGAACAGCTGCTGGCGCTCGCGCATGCGACGCACGAAGGCGGGACCGAGGCCGCCGCGCCCGGGATCGTCGACCTCAACGCGATCGCGCGCGCCGTGGTGCTGCAGTACCTGCCGCTTGCGCGCGAGCACGACCAGGACCTGGGCTGGGTCGACGCGCGCGGCGACACCGCCACCGAGGGCCTCGCCGCGCCCGACGAGGAAGAGGACGCGGCCTCGCCCGTGATACCGGTGCGCGCCCATGCCGCCGAGCTGCACGAGCTGCTCGCGAACCTGGTGCACAACGCGATCAAGTACACGCCGCGCGGCGGCAACATCACGGTGACGGTGCGCCGCGATGCCTCGCAGGCGCTGGCCGAGGTCTGCGACAGCGGCCCCGGCATCGCGCCCGAGCGGCGCGCCAGCGTGTTCGAGCGCTTCCAGCGCGACCCGGCCTCGCAGGCCCCGGGCGCGCCCGCGATGCAGGGCGCCGGCCTCGGCCTCACCATCGCGCGCGGCTATGCGCGGCGCAACGGCGGCGAGATCGTGCTGGCCAGCGCCGACATGCCCGAGAGCGCCAACGGCGGCGGCCTGCGCGCGATCCTCCGATTGCCGCTCGCCCGTACGTGA
- a CDS encoding tripartite tricarboxylate transporter TctB family protein, whose protein sequence is MVIVGLAAAYAGYGYRVGELAHMGPGFFPVALGLLLAFIGLLMVISARGQQPAPEAAVSHGHPSGLPDLRGCVCIVLGILSFLLLGEYGGLLPATFAIVFISALGDRDNTLREALLLALAMMVIAVVVFWWALSLQLPLFQWGG, encoded by the coding sequence ATGGTGATCGTCGGACTGGCCGCCGCCTATGCCGGCTACGGCTACCGCGTCGGCGAACTCGCGCACATGGGACCGGGCTTCTTCCCGGTCGCGCTCGGGCTGCTGCTGGCCTTCATCGGCCTCCTGATGGTGATCTCGGCGCGCGGCCAGCAACCGGCACCCGAGGCCGCCGTCTCGCACGGCCATCCCTCGGGCCTGCCCGACCTGCGCGGCTGCGTCTGCATCGTGCTGGGCATCCTCTCGTTCCTGCTGCTCGGCGAGTACGGCGGGCTGCTACCCGCGACCTTCGCGATCGTGTTCATCTCGGCGCTCGGCGACCGCGACAACACGCTGCGCGAGGCGCTGCTGCTCGCGCTCGCGATGATGGTCATCGCGGTGGTGGTGTTCTGGTGGGCGCTGAGCCTGCAGCTGCCACTGTTCCAGTGGGGAGGCTGA
- a CDS encoding tripartite tricarboxylate transporter permease, with translation MIGQSLHDLWFGFGVAFQGSNLLWSFFGVLVGNLIGVLPGMGALQAISILLPLTYVMHPVPAILMLAGIFYGSQYGGAIGAILMNMPSHPPHAVTCLDGYPMTKQGKGGVALGVTMISSFFAASVGIVVMIFASPLLVQIAFKFGPTEIFSIMMLGLLAGSTMSRGSALKGVAMTVFGLLCGVVGTDVNSGSFRFAFDLPELSDGLELVAISMGLFGVADFLLNVNRMKSIGDTGTLKLSDMRPSKEELKRAFPAMIRGTIVGTIFGAMPGTGPTITTFIAYALERKVSKTPAAFGTGMIEGVAGPEASAHSKTQVDFIPTMSLGIPGDAVMALILGALLIQGIQPGPQLITEHPDIFWGLIASFWIGNVILVVLNVPLIGVWVKLLKVPYKYLFPAAMFFIAVGVFSTQNSLFQIWEVLVFGIIGALLMSLEFSVAPILLGFVLGPMVEENFRRALLLSRGDMSVFVTRPISGTFIGLCVLLLIGVGYSAWRGSRRKSQLLPDAPDGAPPAEAVTLGK, from the coding sequence ATGATCGGACAATCGCTCCACGACCTCTGGTTCGGCTTCGGCGTCGCGTTCCAGGGCTCCAACCTGCTCTGGTCCTTCTTCGGCGTGCTGGTGGGCAACCTCATCGGCGTGCTGCCCGGCATGGGCGCGCTGCAGGCCATCTCGATCCTGCTGCCGCTCACCTACGTGATGCATCCGGTGCCCGCCATCCTGATGCTGGCCGGCATCTTCTACGGTTCGCAGTACGGCGGCGCGATCGGCGCCATCCTGATGAACATGCCCTCGCATCCGCCGCATGCGGTGACCTGCCTCGACGGCTATCCGATGACCAAGCAGGGCAAGGGTGGCGTGGCGCTCGGCGTGACGATGATCTCCTCGTTCTTCGCCGCCTCGGTGGGCATCGTGGTGATGATCTTCGCCTCGCCGCTGCTGGTGCAGATCGCGTTCAAGTTCGGCCCGACCGAGATCTTCTCGATCATGATGCTGGGCCTGCTCGCGGGCTCGACCATGTCGCGCGGCTCGGCGCTCAAGGGCGTGGCGATGACGGTGTTCGGCCTGCTGTGCGGCGTGGTCGGCACCGACGTCAACAGCGGCAGCTTCCGCTTCGCCTTCGACCTGCCCGAGCTCAGCGACGGCCTCGAGCTGGTCGCGATCTCGATGGGCCTGTTCGGCGTGGCCGACTTCCTGCTCAACGTGAACCGCATGAAGAGCATCGGCGACACCGGCACGCTCAAGCTCAGCGACATGCGCCCGAGCAAGGAAGAGCTCAAGCGCGCCTTCCCCGCGATGATCCGCGGCACCATCGTCGGCACGATCTTCGGCGCGATGCCGGGCACCGGCCCGACCATCACCACCTTCATCGCCTATGCGCTCGAACGCAAGGTGTCGAAGACGCCCGCGGCCTTCGGCACCGGCATGATCGAAGGCGTGGCCGGGCCCGAGGCCTCGGCGCACTCGAAGACGCAGGTCGACTTCATCCCGACCATGAGCCTGGGCATCCCGGGCGACGCGGTGATGGCGCTGATCCTCGGCGCGCTGCTGATCCAGGGCATCCAGCCCGGCCCGCAGCTGATCACCGAGCACCCGGACATCTTCTGGGGCCTGATCGCCAGCTTCTGGATCGGCAACGTGATCCTGGTGGTGCTCAACGTGCCGCTGATCGGCGTCTGGGTGAAGCTCTTGAAGGTGCCCTACAAGTACCTGTTCCCGGCGGCGATGTTCTTCATCGCGGTGGGCGTGTTCAGCACGCAGAACAGCCTGTTCCAGATCTGGGAGGTGCTGGTGTTCGGCATCATCGGCGCGCTGCTGATGTCGCTCGAGTTCTCGGTCGCGCCGATCCTGCTGGGCTTCGTGCTCGGGCCGATGGTGGAGGAGAACTTCCGCCGCGCGCTGCTGCTCTCGCGCGGCGACATGTCGGTGTTCGTCACGCGCCCGATCAGCGGCACCTTCATCGGGCTGTGCGTGCTGCTGCTGATCGGCGTGGGCTACTCGGCCTGGCGCGGCTCGCGGCGCAAGTCGCAGCTGCTGCCCGATGCGCCCGACGGTGCGCCACCGGCCGAAGCGGTGACGCTGGGCAAGTAG
- a CDS encoding GNAT family N-acetyltransferase: MNPIVFRTATRADLAAIVALLADDPLGREREAASPAADAIDARYLAAFEAIAADANQQLVVATEGDMVVGTLQLSFIPGIARQGAWRGQIEAVRIASQRRDAGLGQRMFEWAIARCRERGCALVQLTTDKRRPDAHRFYEKLGFVASHEGYKLAL, encoded by the coding sequence GTGAACCCTATAGTTTTCAGAACCGCGACGCGCGCCGACCTGGCCGCCATCGTCGCCCTGCTCGCCGACGATCCGCTGGGCCGCGAACGCGAGGCCGCGAGCCCCGCGGCCGATGCCATCGATGCGCGCTACCTCGCCGCCTTCGAAGCCATCGCGGCCGATGCCAACCAGCAGCTCGTGGTCGCGACCGAAGGCGACATGGTGGTCGGCACGCTGCAGCTCTCGTTCATTCCGGGCATCGCGCGCCAGGGCGCATGGCGCGGCCAGATCGAGGCCGTGCGCATCGCGTCGCAGCGGCGCGATGCGGGCCTGGGCCAGCGCATGTTCGAGTGGGCGATCGCGCGCTGCCGCGAGCGCGGCTGCGCGCTGGTGCAGCTCACGACCGACAAGCGCCGGCCCGATGCCCATCGCTTCTACGAGAAGCTGGGCTTCGTGGCGAGCCACGAGGGCTACAAGCTCGCGCTGTAG
- a CDS encoding pirin family protein has translation MTDATPTTRLLQPHDKDLGGGFNVRRLLPAAVRRSVGPFVFFDHFGPATEQPGNSHDVRPHPHIGLATVTYLFEGAMMHRDSIGSVQEILPGAINWMTSGRGIVHSERKPERLLAESFVNHGLQLWAALPQAHEEVEPAFEHTAADAIPALFEQGVGVRVLVGEAFGKRSPVTTFSQTVYLDIALPAGASFALPALAPELAVYPIDGDIGLDGVAVPMHTMAVLPDGQGANLTAPVTAPVRLVVIGGEPLDGPRYITWNFVSSRRERILQAGEDWAAQRMGHVPGETEFIPLPGKPFGVREPDTGSTPT, from the coding sequence ATGACCGACGCCACCCCCACCACCCGTTTGCTGCAACCGCATGACAAGGACCTGGGGGGCGGCTTCAACGTGCGGCGCCTGCTGCCCGCGGCCGTGCGCCGCTCGGTCGGGCCCTTCGTGTTCTTCGACCATTTCGGCCCGGCCACCGAGCAGCCGGGCAATTCGCACGACGTGCGCCCGCATCCGCACATCGGCCTGGCCACCGTCACCTACCTGTTCGAGGGCGCGATGATGCATCGCGACAGCATCGGCAGCGTGCAGGAGATCCTGCCGGGCGCCATCAACTGGATGACCTCGGGCCGCGGAATCGTGCACTCCGAACGCAAGCCCGAGCGCCTGCTGGCCGAGAGCTTCGTCAATCACGGCCTGCAGTTGTGGGCCGCGTTGCCGCAGGCCCATGAAGAGGTCGAGCCCGCCTTCGAGCACACCGCGGCCGATGCGATTCCCGCGCTGTTCGAGCAGGGCGTGGGCGTGCGCGTGCTGGTGGGCGAGGCCTTCGGCAAACGCTCGCCGGTCACGACCTTCTCGCAGACCGTCTACCTCGACATCGCGCTGCCGGCCGGCGCGAGCTTCGCGCTGCCCGCGCTGGCGCCCGAGCTCGCGGTCTATCCGATCGACGGCGACATCGGCCTCGACGGCGTGGCCGTGCCGATGCACACCATGGCCGTGCTGCCCGACGGGCAGGGCGCCAACCTCACGGCGCCGGTGACCGCGCCGGTGCGGCTGGTGGTGATCGGCGGCGAGCCGCTCGACGGCCCGCGCTACATCACCTGGAACTTCGTCTCGAGCCGGCGCGAGCGCATCCTGCAGGCCGGTGAGGACTGGGCCGCGCAACGCATGGGCCACGTGCCCGGCGAGACCGAGTTCATTCCGCTGCCGGGCAAGCCCTTCGGCGTGCGCGAGCCCGACACGGGCAGCACGCCCACCTGA
- a CDS encoding flavodoxin family protein, which translates to MSNIVIVFHSGYGHTQRVAQAVADGAGAQLLAIDADGNLPEGGWETLAAADAIILGSPTYMGGVSWQFKKFADASSKVWYTQGWKDKLFAGFTNSATINGDKVTTLTYLWTLAMQHSGIWVSMGILPTNNKAATRDSTNYIGGYGGLLTQSPSDASPAEIPRGDLETARSFGERVAAVARSRG; encoded by the coding sequence ATGAGCAACATCGTCATCGTCTTCCATTCCGGCTACGGCCATACCCAGCGCGTGGCGCAAGCCGTGGCCGACGGCGCGGGCGCGCAACTGCTCGCCATCGATGCCGACGGCAACCTGCCCGAGGGCGGCTGGGAGACCCTGGCCGCGGCCGACGCGATCATCCTGGGCTCCCCCACCTACATGGGCGGCGTGAGCTGGCAGTTCAAGAAATTCGCCGATGCATCGTCGAAGGTCTGGTACACGCAGGGCTGGAAGGACAAGCTCTTCGCGGGCTTCACCAACAGCGCCACCATCAACGGCGACAAGGTCACGACCCTGACCTACCTCTGGACGCTCGCGATGCAGCACAGCGGCATCTGGGTCAGCATGGGCATCCTGCCGACCAACAACAAGGCCGCCACGCGCGATTCGACCAACTACATCGGCGGCTACGGCGGCTTGCTGACGCAGTCGCCCTCGGACGCGAGCCCGGCCGAGATTCCCCGCGGTGACCTCGAGACCGCGCGGTCTTTCGGCGAGCGCGTGGCCGCGGTGGCAAGATCGCGCGGCTGA
- a CDS encoding DoxX family protein: MTTTTTPNGAQDTLALIGRILIAYLFIPAGIGKLMGFGGTVGYITSAGLPLPEVAAAIAIVVELGLGIALLLGFKTRWTAIAMAIFTVATALFFHKYWAVPDAMKMAQQINFNKNIAIAGGLLAFAAFGPGRFSIDKR; this comes from the coding sequence ATGACAACCACCACCACCCCCAACGGCGCGCAGGACACGCTGGCGCTGATCGGCCGCATCCTGATCGCCTATCTGTTCATCCCGGCCGGCATCGGCAAGCTCATGGGCTTCGGCGGCACCGTGGGCTACATCACCTCGGCCGGCCTGCCGCTGCCCGAAGTGGCGGCGGCGATCGCGATCGTGGTCGAGCTCGGCCTGGGCATCGCGCTGCTGCTGGGCTTCAAGACCCGCTGGACCGCGATCGCCATGGCCATCTTCACGGTCGCGACCGCGCTGTTCTTCCACAAGTACTGGGCCGTGCCCGACGCGATGAAGATGGCGCAGCAGATCAACTTCAACAAGAACATCGCGATCGCCGGCGGCCTGCTCGCCTTCGCCGCCTTCGGTCCCGGCCGCTTCAGCATCGACAAGCGCTGA
- a CDS encoding pirin family protein — protein sequence MLQVRRSQERGYADHGWLRSFHSFSFANYYDPAHMGFGNLRVINEDRVAAGAGFGTHGHKDMEIISYVLSGELAHKDSMGNVESIPPGDVQRMSAGRGVMHSEFNHKADETTHFLQIWIQPNVRGIEPGYEQKNFDAAEKRGKLRLVASPDGADGSVTVHADARLFAGLLDGDESASLALDPKRKGYVHLVRGELEVNGQKLAGGDAALLEGESRLTLAGGKDAEVLVFDLAA from the coding sequence ATGTTGCAAGTCCGTAGATCCCAGGAACGCGGTTATGCCGACCACGGCTGGCTGCGCTCGTTCCACAGCTTTTCCTTCGCCAACTACTACGACCCGGCCCACATGGGCTTCGGCAATCTGCGCGTGATCAACGAGGACCGCGTGGCCGCCGGCGCCGGCTTCGGCACCCATGGCCACAAGGACATGGAGATCATCAGCTACGTGCTGTCGGGCGAGCTGGCGCACAAGGACAGCATGGGCAACGTGGAGTCGATCCCGCCGGGCGACGTGCAGCGCATGAGCGCCGGCCGCGGCGTGATGCACAGCGAGTTCAACCACAAGGCCGACGAGACCACGCACTTCCTGCAGATCTGGATCCAGCCCAACGTGCGCGGCATCGAGCCCGGCTACGAGCAGAAGAACTTCGATGCCGCCGAGAAGCGCGGCAAGCTGCGCCTGGTGGCCTCGCCCGACGGCGCCGACGGCTCGGTGACGGTGCACGCCGATGCGCGCCTGTTCGCGGGCCTGCTCGACGGCGACGAGAGCGCGAGCCTCGCGCTCGACCCGAAGCGCAAGGGCTACGTGCACCTGGTGCGCGGCGAGCTCGAAGTCAATGGCCAGAAGCTCGCGGGCGGCGACGCCGCGCTGCTCGAAGGCGAGTCGCGGCTGACGCTGGCCGGCGGCAAGGATGCCGAGGTGCTGGTGTTCGACCTCGCCGCCTGA
- a CDS encoding LysR family transcriptional regulator — protein MPSPRDVLTPDALAMLQTVAHTGSFAAAARALDLVPSALSYRVRQIEDALDVLLFDRSARQAKLTEAGAELLREAARLLGEIDAVANRVRRVATGWEPMLTIAVDSVIARDPLLDLATAFFALEPPTRLKLRDETLLGTIEALTSGEADLAIGAVLDAASLAFTATGLRSLPLGELRFIYAVAPHHPLARLEEPLSDAVLRQYRAVAAADSARSSPGMTVNLVGGQDVLTVPTMQAKLAAQLHGLGGGFLPEPMARPYIEAGHLVERRTERQPPLGSMHCAWRVRAAGKPGRALEWWLAQFEHEGTRRALLERHRGR, from the coding sequence ATGCCCAGCCCCCGCGACGTGCTGACCCCCGATGCGCTCGCCATGCTGCAGACCGTGGCCCACACCGGCAGCTTCGCCGCGGCGGCGCGCGCGCTCGACCTGGTGCCCAGCGCGCTGAGCTACCGCGTGCGCCAGATCGAGGACGCGCTCGACGTGCTGCTGTTCGACCGCAGCGCGCGCCAGGCGAAGCTGACCGAGGCCGGCGCCGAGCTGCTGCGCGAGGCGGCGCGGCTGCTCGGCGAGATCGATGCCGTGGCCAACCGGGTGAGGCGCGTGGCCACCGGCTGGGAGCCGATGCTCACGATCGCGGTCGACAGCGTGATCGCGCGCGATCCGCTGCTCGACCTCGCCACCGCCTTCTTCGCGCTCGAGCCGCCGACCCGCCTGAAGCTGCGCGACGAGACCCTGCTGGGCACCATCGAGGCCCTGACCAGCGGCGAGGCCGACCTCGCGATCGGCGCGGTGCTCGACGCCGCCAGCCTGGCCTTCACCGCCACCGGCCTGCGCAGCCTGCCGCTGGGCGAGTTGCGCTTCATCTACGCGGTGGCGCCGCACCATCCGCTGGCGCGGCTCGAGGAACCGCTGAGCGACGCCGTGCTGCGCCAGTACCGCGCGGTGGCAGCGGCCGACTCGGCGCGCAGCAGTCCCGGCATGACGGTCAACCTAGTCGGCGGACAGGACGTGCTGACCGTGCCGACCATGCAGGCCAAGCTCGCGGCGCAGCTGCACGGCCTGGGCGGCGGCTTCCTGCCCGAGCCGATGGCGCGGCCCTACATCGAGGCCGGCCACCTGGTCGAGCGCCGCACCGAGCGCCAGCCGCCGCTGGGCAGCATGCACTGCGCCTGGCGCGTGCGCGCGGCGGGCAAGCCCGGGCGCGCGCTCGAATGGTGGCTCGCGCAGTTCGAGCACGAGGGCACGCGGCGCGCGCTGCTCGAGCGGCACCGCGGCCGCTGA
- a CDS encoding FAD-dependent oxidoreductase produces the protein MTTRPRAKADRHRSPAPSPDTASDTAATAPRHYAVVGAGMAGVACARTLVQAGHRVTLFERGDGAGGRMASVDTAFGRFDSGAQYFTVRDARFAQALETVPGLCRRWSANLVRVLDAHGRVAEAALPSLESHWVAQPGMDSLVAQWAQPLGDSLVTGTQVTRIEPDALDAARWQLRTAGAGDSQRVYSGLDAVLLAVPPSRARALLEDGKLSRSISRQVEPVRIAPCWTLMIAFPQANQPTMSHLGPQWNAARSTHHRVAWLARESSKPGRERIERWTLQASATWSQEHLRDDAPRIEAKLLRAFSEITGIHATPAHAQALCWAEAQTQVPVGQSHLWDAKARIGVAGDWCIGHRVEDAFVSGLSLALAAL, from the coding sequence ATGACCACTCGTCCTCGCGCCAAGGCAGACCGCCACCGAAGCCCGGCCCCCTCCCCCGACACAGCCTCCGACACGGCCGCCACCGCGCCGCGCCACTACGCCGTCGTCGGTGCCGGCATGGCCGGCGTGGCCTGCGCGCGCACGCTGGTGCAGGCCGGCCATCGCGTCACGCTGTTCGAGCGCGGCGACGGCGCGGGCGGCCGCATGGCCAGCGTCGACACCGCCTTCGGCCGCTTCGACAGCGGCGCGCAGTACTTCACCGTGCGCGACGCGCGCTTCGCGCAGGCACTCGAGACCGTGCCGGGCCTGTGCCGGCGCTGGAGCGCCAACCTCGTGCGCGTGCTCGATGCCCACGGCCGCGTGGCCGAGGCCGCGCTGCCCTCGCTCGAATCGCACTGGGTGGCCCAGCCCGGCATGGACTCGCTGGTGGCGCAATGGGCCCAACCGCTGGGCGACAGCCTGGTCACCGGCACGCAGGTCACGCGCATCGAGCCCGATGCGCTCGATGCCGCGCGCTGGCAGCTGCGCACCGCCGGTGCCGGCGACTCGCAGCGCGTGTACTCGGGCCTCGACGCGGTGCTGCTCGCGGTGCCGCCCTCGCGCGCCCGCGCGCTGCTCGAGGACGGCAAGCTGTCGCGCAGCATCAGCCGCCAGGTCGAGCCGGTGCGCATCGCGCCGTGCTGGACGCTGATGATCGCCTTCCCGCAGGCCAACCAGCCGACCATGTCGCACCTGGGCCCGCAATGGAACGCCGCGCGCAGCACGCACCACCGCGTGGCCTGGCTGGCGCGCGAATCGTCCAAGCCCGGACGCGAACGCATCGAGCGCTGGACCCTGCAGGCCAGCGCCACCTGGTCGCAGGAACACCTGCGCGACGACGCGCCGCGCATCGAGGCCAAGCTGCTGCGCGCCTTCTCCGAGATCACCGGCATCCATGCCACGCCGGCCCATGCGCAGGCGCTGTGCTGGGCAGAGGCCCAGACCCAGGTACCGGTGGGCCAGAGCCACCTGTGGGACGCCAAGGCGCGCATCGGCGTGGCCGGCGACTGGTGCATCGGCCACCGCGTCGAGGACGCCTTCGTCTCGGGCCTGTCGCTCGCGCTCGCGGCGCTGTAG